In Clarias gariepinus isolate MV-2021 ecotype Netherlands chromosome 9, CGAR_prim_01v2, whole genome shotgun sequence, a single window of DNA contains:
- the col2a1a gene encoding collagen, type II, alpha 1a yields the protein MYRFVDSRTVLLLVATQCILLSVVRCQREDDQEDLGGCIQDGQHFEDRAVWKPEACRVCVCDSGSVLCDEVICEELKDCNNPIIPSGECCPICPADQDQTSETFGARGQKGEPGEIANVQGPRGPAGPMGPPGEQGPRGERGPKGEKGSAGPRGRDGEPGTPGNPGPPGPPGPPGPNPPGLGGNFAAQMAGGFDEKAGGANLGVMQGPMGPMGPRGPPGPTGAPGPQGFQGSPGEAGEPGPSGPMGPRGPPGPPGKSGSDGKNGKPGKPGDRGPTGPQGARGFPGTPGLPGIKGHRGHPGLDGSKGETGAAGAKGESGAPGENGAPGPMGPRGLPGERGRPGPSGAAGARGNDGLPGPAGPPGPVGPSGAPGFPGSPGSKGEAGPTGARGAEGAQGPRGESGTPGSPGPAGASGNPGTDGIPGAKGSAGAPGIAGAPGFPGPRGPPGPQGATGPLGPKGQSGDPGIPGFKGEAGPKGERGVAGPQGAPGPIGEEGKRGPRGEPGSAGPLGPPGERGAPGNRGFPGQDGLPGAKGAPGDRGVAGSSGPKGAGGDPGRPGEPGLPGARGLTGRPGDAGPQGKVGPSGAPGEDGRPGPPGPQGTRGQPGVMGFPGPKGANGEPGKPGEKGLIGAPGLRGLSGKDGETGAAGPPGPAGPAGERGEQGQPGPPGFQGLPGSAGPPGEGGKPGDQGVPGEGGAPGAVGPRGERGFPGERGSAGPQGLQGPRGLPGTPGTDGPKGAIGPAGSPGAQGPPGLQGMPGERGSAGISGPKGDRGDSGEKGPEGAPGKDGSRGLTGPIGPPGPSGPNGAKGETGAIGPTGPAGARGAPGDRGEVGAPGPAGFAGPPGADGQPGIKGEQGESGQKGDAGSPGPQGPSGAPGPVGPTGVTGPKGARGAQGAPGATGFPGAAGRVGPPGPNGNPGPVGPAGASGKDGPKGVRGDAGPPGRPGDAGLRGPPGLPGEKGEAGEDGPPGPDGPSGPAGLAGQRGIVGLPGQRGERGFPGLPGPSGEPGKQGATGSSGERGPPGPVGPPGLTGPAGETGREGNPGSDGPPGRDGAPGVKGERGNTGPVGAPGAPGAPGSPGPVGPVGKQGDRGENGPQGPAGPPGPAGARGMAGPQGPRGDKGEAGEAGERGQKGHRGFTGLQGLPGPPGSPGDQGAAGPSGPSGPKGPPGPVGPAGKDGANGIPGPIGAPGPRGRSGEGGPAGPPGNPGPPGPPGPPGPGIDMSAFAGLGQTEKGPDPMRYMRADEASNNLRQHDVEVDATLKSINSQIEDIRSPDGSRKNPARSCHDLKLCHPDWKSGDYWVDPNLGCTADAIKVYCNMETGETCVKPTTSSIPRKNWWSNKGKGQKHIWFGENMSGGFHFSYGEKVPTPNVASIQMNFLRLLSSEASQSITYHCKNSVAYMDEATGNLKKALLLQGSNDVEIRAEGNSRFTYSVVEDGCKKHSGQWAKTVIEYKTQKTSRLPIVDIAPLDVGGANQEFGVDIGPVCFL from the exons ATGTACAGATTTGTGGACTCACGGACTGTCCTGCTACTTGTAGCGACACAATGTATTTTGCTATCCGTTGTCAGATGTCAACGAGAGGATGACC AGGAGGACTTAGGCGGCTGCATCCAAGATGGCCAGCATTTCGAGGATCGTGCAGTGTGGAAGCCTGAAGCgtgtcgggtctgtgtgtgtgactcgGGGTCAGTGCTGTGTGATGAGGTCATCTGCGAGGAGCTGAAGGATTGCAACAATCCCATCATTCCATCCGGAGAGTGCTGCCCCATCTGCCCTGCTGACCAAGACCAGACTAGCG AAACCTTTGGTGCAAGG GGACAAAAAGGAGAACCCGGCGAGATTGCAAAT GTTCAAGGACCAAGAGGACCAGCTGGCCCCATG GGACCACCTGGAGAGCAGGGACCACGTGGAGAGAGAGGCCCTAAGGGTGAGAAG GGAAGTGCAGGACCCAGAGGAAGAGATGGCGAGCCCGGCACGCCAGGCAACCCTGGACCTCCCGGACCCCCCGGACCACCCGGACCAAACCCACCTGGACTTGGAGGA AACTTTGCAGCTCAGATGGCTGGAGGTTTTGATGAGAAAGCTGGAGGAGCTAACTTGGGAGTGATGCAAGGTCCAATG gGCCCCATGGGTCCCCGTGGTCCCCCTGGCCCCACTGGAGCACCT GGCCCACAAGGATTCCAAGGCAGCCCAGGAGAAGCTGGCGAACCCGGACCTTCT GGCCCTATGGGACCTCGTGGCCCACCTGGACCACCTGGAAAATCTGGAAGTGAT GGTAAGAATGGCAAACCTGGTAAGCCTGGTGACCGTGGACCCACTGGACCTCAG GGAGCTCGTGGATTCCCTGGAacccctggacttcctggcatCAAAGGGCACAGA GGTCACCCAGGTCTTGATGGTTCTAAGGGAGAGACTGGAGCTGCTGGAGCTAAG GGTGAGTCAGGTGCACCTGGTGAGAACGGCGCCCCTGGACCGATG GGCCCTCGTGGTCTTCCTGGTGAGAGAGGACGCCCTGGACCCTCTGGAGCTGCT GGTGCCCGTGGTAATGATGGTCTTCCTGGCCCTGCTGGTCCTCCT GGTCCTGTCGGTCCTTCTGGTGCCCCAGGTTTCCCAGGATCCCCTGGTTCCAAG GGTGAGGCTGGACCTACTGGTGCTCGTGGAGCTGAGGGAGCCCAAGGACCCCGTGGAGAGTCTGGCACTCCAGGTTCTCCTGGACCTGCTGGAGCCTCT gGAAACCCTGGAACTGATGGCATTCCCGGAGCCAAAGGATCTGCT GGTGCCCCTGGTATTGCTGGTGCCCCAGGTTTCCCAGGACCTCGTGGCCCACCTGGACCTCAGGGAGCTACTGGACCCCTTGGGCCCAAGGGCCAGAGT GGAGACCCTGGTATCCCAGGATTTAAGGGAGAGGCTGGACCAAAAGGAGAGAGG GGTGTTGCAGGACCTCAGGGGGCCCCAGGCCCAATCGGTGAGGAGGGTAAGAGAGGACCTAGAGGAGAGCCCGGATCTGCTGGCCCTCTTGGACCTCCAGGAGAGAGA GGAGCTCCAGGTAACCGCGGATTCCCTGGTCAGGATGGACTTCCTGGTGCTAAG GGTGCACCTGGTGATCGTGGTGTTGCTGGATCATCTGGACCAAAAGGAGCTGGTGGAGATCCTGGTCGTCCTGGCGAGCCTGGTCTTCCTGGAGCAAGA GGTCTCACTGGCCGTCCTGGTGATGCTGGACCCCAAGGAAAAGTTGGCCCAAGT GGTGCTCCTGGTGAGGACGGTCGTCCTGGTCCCCCTGGGCCTCAGGGAACTCGTGGCCAGCCTGGTGTGATGGGTTTCCCAGGACCCAAGGGAGCCAAT GGAGAGCCTGGCAAACCTGGAGAGAAAGGACTTATTGGTGCCCCTGGTCTCAGA GGTTTATCTGGTAAAGATGGTGAGACTGGAGCTGCTGGTCCTCCTGGCCCTGCT GGTCCTGCTGGAGAGAGAGGTGAACAAGGACAGCCTGGTCCTCCTGGCTTCCAG gGTCTGCCTGGATCTGCTGGACCACCAGGAGAGGGTGGCAAACCAGGTGACCAG GGTGTTCCTGGAGAGGGTGGTGCCCCTGGTGCAGTTGGACCACGA GGTGAGCGTGGTTTCCCTGGTGAGAGAGGAAGTGCTGGACCCCAGGGTCTTCAGGGACCCAGAGGACTTCCTGGAACTCCTGGAACTGATGGACCTAAG GGTGCGATAGGCCCAGCTGGTAGCCCTGGTGCCCAGGGTCCTCCTGGTCTGCAGGGTATGCCTGGTGAAAGAGGTTCTGCTGGTATTTCTGGACCTAAGGGTGACAGA GGTGACTCTGGAGAGAAAGGCCCTGAGGGAGCTCCTGGCAAAGATGGTTCAAGA GGTTTGACTGGCCCTATTGGTCCACCTGGTCCTTCTGGTCCCAATGGAGCTAAG GGTGAAACTGGTGCTATTGGCCCAACTGGACCTGCCGGGGCTCGTGGTGCTCCT gGTGACCGTGGTGAGGTTGGAGCTCCTGGACCTGCTGGTTTCGCTGGACCCCCT GGTGCTGATGGCCAACCTGGAATTAAAGGAGAGCAGGGAGAGTCAGGCCAAAAAGGAGATGCTGGATCCCCTGGACCGCAAGGACCCTCTGGAGCCCCTGGTCCAGTT GGCCCCACTGGTGTCACTGGACCTAAAGGAGCTCGTGGAGCACAGGGAGCCCCA GGTGCCACTGGTTTCCCAGGTGCTGCTGGAAGAGTTGGACCACCTGGTCCTAAT GGTAACCCTGGCCCTGTTGGCCCTGCTGGTGCTTCTGGTAAAGATGGTCCCAAAGGAGTGCGTGGTGATGCTGGTCCCCCAGGAAGACCAGGAGATGCTGGACTGCGTGGACCTCCTGGGCTCCCTGGAGAGAAGGGAGAGGCCGGAGAGGATGGCCCCCCT GGTCCCGATGGTCCTAGTGGTCCTGCAGGTTTAGCTGGTCAGCGTGGTATTGTTGGTCTGCCTGGTCAGCGTGGTGAGAGAGGTTTCCCTGGCCTTCCTGGACCTTCT GGTGAGCCTGGCAAACAGGGTGCTACTGGATCTAGTGGTGAACGTGGCCCCCCTGGCCCTGTTGGACCCCCAGGGCTGACTGGACCTGCTGGAGAAACTGGTCGTGAG GGTAATCCTGGATCTGATGGTCCTCCTGGCAGAGATGGTGCTCCTGGTGTGAAG GGTGAACGTGGTAACACTGGTCCTGTGGGTGCCCCTGGTGCTCCTGGTGCCCCTGGCTCTCCTGGTCCTGTTGGTCCTGTAGGCAAACAGGGAGACAGAGGAGAGAAT GGACCACAAGGACCTGCTGGACCTCCTGGACCTGCTGGAGCAAGAGGCATGGCT gGACCACAAGGTCCTCGTGGAGACAAGGGAGAAGCTGGTGAGGCTGGAGAAAGAGGACAGAAGGGACACAGAGGATTCACTGGTCTGCAGGGTCTTCCTGGACCTCCT GGTTCTCCAGGTGACCAGGGTGCTGCTGGACCTTCCGGACCTAGTGGACCTAAG GGACCCCCTGGACCTGTTGGCCCAGCTGGAAAGGATGGTGCAAATGGTATCCCTGGACCCATTGGAGCCCCTGGACCTCGTGGACGCTCTGGAGAAGGTGGCCCAGCT GGTCCTCCTGGTAACCCTGGTCCCCCTGGTCCTCCTGGTCCTCCAGGCCCTGGCATTGATATGTCTGCCTTTGCTGGACTGGGTCAAACTGAAAAGGGCCCAGATCCCATGCGTTACATGCGTGCTGATGAGGCCTCTAACAATCTGAGACAGCATGATGTGGAGGTTGATGCCACCCTGAAATCCATCAACAGCCAGATTGAGGATATCCGCAGCCCTGATGGATCTCGCAAGAACCCTGCTCGCTCCTGCCACGACCTTAAACTCTGCCACCCTGACTGGAAGAGCG GTGATTACTGGGTGGATCCTAACCTTGGCTGCACTGCTGATGCCATCAAGGTCTACTGCAACATGGAGACTGGAGAAACATGTGTGAAGCCCACTACAAGCAGTATTCCACGCAAGAACTGGTGGAGCAACAAGGGCAAGGGACAGAAGCATATATGGTTCGGCGAAAACATGAGCGGTGGCTTCCAT TTCAGCTATGGTGAGAAGGTCCCGACTCCAAATGTGGCCAGCATCCAGATGAACTTCCTGAGATTGCTTTCTAGCGAGGCCTCTCAGAGCATCACCTACCACTGCAAGAACAGCGTGGCGTACATGGATGAAGCCACTGGCAACCTGAAGAAGGCTCTTCTGCTGCAGGGCTCCAACGATGTGGAAATCAGAGCAGAGGGTAACAGCCGATTTACATACAGCGTGGTGGAGGATGGCTGCAAG AAACACTCAGGCCAGTGGGCTAAGACTGTGATTGAGTACAAAACTCAGAAGACATCTAGACTGCCCATTGTGGACATTGCTCCTTTGGACGTCGGTGGAGCTAATCAGGAGTTTGGAGTGGACATTGGACCAGTctgtttcttgtaa